Proteins encoded by one window of Streptomyces sp. NBC_01571:
- a CDS encoding NAD(P)-dependent oxidoreductase — protein sequence MPTLLITGAAGFVGSHVTREAGRQRAELRLMSHRSPLPGSGPTVVRADLSEPASLRGVCEGVDVLIHCASRIGGDAVANEAVNARGTAALVEEARSAGVARIVQLSTASVYGRGTFRGSRPGELTRNPGSPTSRTRAAAEDAVLAAGGIVLRPHLVYGEGDAWVVPGLARMLSTLPGTVDGWPSRTSVIAVSELAGLLVATALAPAADLTASVYHAAHPEPVAVDALLRAVAACVGIDRPDRDLTADQARAVLEERGVPASGLDLFTTDHVFDSAPLWSDLRRTPGPGFDTDFALAAPWYRKVLHSDRESRHPA from the coding sequence GTGCCCACCCTTCTGATCACCGGCGCGGCCGGCTTCGTCGGCAGCCATGTCACCCGTGAAGCGGGGCGGCAGCGGGCCGAGTTGAGGCTGATGTCGCACCGCAGTCCCCTGCCCGGTTCCGGCCCCACGGTCGTACGGGCGGACCTGAGCGAACCCGCGTCCCTGCGCGGGGTGTGCGAGGGCGTCGACGTCCTGATCCACTGCGCCTCGCGGATCGGTGGAGACGCCGTGGCCAACGAGGCCGTCAACGCCCGCGGTACGGCGGCCCTCGTCGAGGAGGCGCGCAGTGCGGGGGTTGCGCGCATCGTCCAGCTCAGCACCGCTTCCGTCTACGGCCGCGGTACCTTCCGCGGCAGCCGGCCCGGGGAACTGACGCGCAATCCGGGCTCGCCCACCTCCCGTACCCGGGCCGCGGCCGAGGACGCCGTGCTCGCGGCCGGCGGCATCGTCCTGCGGCCTCATCTGGTGTACGGGGAGGGCGACGCGTGGGTGGTTCCGGGACTGGCCCGGATGCTGTCCACGCTGCCCGGTACCGTGGACGGCTGGCCCTCCCGGACGTCCGTGATCGCGGTGTCCGAGCTGGCCGGACTGCTGGTGGCGACCGCGCTGGCCCCCGCCGCCGACCTGACGGCCTCCGTCTATCACGCGGCCCACCCCGAGCCCGTCGCCGTGGACGCCCTGCTGCGCGCGGTGGCGGCCTGCGTCGGCATCGACCGGCCGGACCGGGACCTGACCGCCGACCAGGCCCGGGCGGTCCTGGAGGAACGCGGTGTACCGGCGTCGGGGCTCGACCTGTTCACCACCGACCACGTCTTCGACAGCGCCCCGCTCTGGTCCGATCTGCGCCGTACTCCCGGCCCGGGGTTCGACACCGATTTCGCGCTCGCCGCGCCCTGGTACCGCAAGGTCCTGCACTCCGACCGCGAGTCCCGGCACCCCGCCTGA
- a CDS encoding biotin carboxylase N-terminal domain-containing protein produces the protein MRKVLIANRGEIAVRVARACRDAGIASVAVYAEPDRDAVHVRAADEAFALGGDTPATSYLDIAKVLRAAGDSGADAVHPGYGFLSENADFAQAVLDAGLIWIGPPPQAIRDLGDKVAARHIAQRAGAPLVAGTPDPVSGADEVVAFAKEHGLPIAIKAAFGGGGRGLKVARTLEEVPELYDSAVREAVAAFGRGECFVERYLDKPRHVETQCLADTHGNVVVVSTRDCSLQRRHQKLVEEAPAPFLSDAQVAELYASSKAILKEAGYVGAGTVEFLVGMDGTISFLEVNTRLQVEHPVTEEVAGIDLVREMFRIADGAELGYGDPELRGHSFEFRINGEDPGRGFLPAPGTVTTFAPPSGPGVRLDAGVQCGSVIGPVWDSLLAKLIVTGRTRAEALQRAARALDEFEVGGMATALPFHRAVVRDPAFAPELTGSADPFTVHTRWIETEFVNEIPAFTAPADLGAETEEEPGRESVVVEVAGRRLEVSLPSSLGMATARAALGGGARPKRRGTRRSGPAASGDTLASPMQGTIVKVAVEEGQEVREGDLVVVLEAMKMEQPLNAHRSGTVKGLTAEVGASVTSGAALCDITS, from the coding sequence GTGCGCAAGGTGCTCATCGCCAACCGTGGCGAAATCGCTGTCCGCGTGGCCCGGGCGTGCCGGGATGCCGGGATCGCGAGCGTTGCCGTGTATGCGGAACCGGACCGGGACGCTGTGCATGTCCGAGCGGCGGACGAGGCGTTCGCGCTGGGCGGTGACACCCCGGCCACCAGTTATCTGGACATCGCGAAGGTGCTCAGGGCCGCCGGGGACTCGGGGGCGGACGCGGTCCATCCCGGGTACGGCTTCCTGTCCGAGAACGCCGACTTCGCGCAGGCGGTCCTGGACGCCGGACTGATCTGGATCGGGCCGCCCCCGCAGGCCATCCGTGACCTGGGGGACAAGGTCGCCGCCCGGCACATCGCCCAGCGTGCCGGTGCCCCGCTCGTCGCGGGCACCCCCGACCCGGTCTCCGGCGCGGACGAGGTCGTCGCCTTCGCGAAGGAGCACGGGCTGCCGATCGCGATCAAGGCGGCGTTCGGCGGCGGCGGACGCGGGCTGAAGGTCGCCCGCACCCTGGAGGAGGTCCCGGAGCTGTACGACTCCGCGGTCCGGGAGGCGGTCGCCGCGTTCGGACGCGGCGAGTGCTTCGTCGAGCGTTACCTCGACAAGCCCCGCCATGTGGAGACCCAGTGCCTGGCCGACACGCACGGCAACGTGGTCGTCGTCTCGACCCGTGACTGCTCGCTCCAGCGCCGCCACCAGAAACTGGTGGAGGAGGCTCCGGCTCCGTTCCTGTCCGACGCGCAGGTCGCCGAGTTGTACGCGTCGTCCAAGGCGATCCTGAAGGAGGCCGGCTACGTCGGCGCGGGCACGGTGGAGTTCCTCGTCGGGATGGACGGCACGATCTCCTTCCTGGAGGTCAACACCCGTCTGCAGGTCGAGCACCCGGTCACCGAGGAGGTCGCCGGCATCGACCTGGTCCGGGAGATGTTCCGTATCGCCGACGGTGCGGAACTCGGCTACGGCGATCCCGAACTGCGCGGCCACTCCTTCGAGTTCCGCATCAACGGCGAAGACCCCGGCCGGGGCTTCCTGCCCGCCCCCGGCACCGTCACCACCTTCGCCCCGCCCTCCGGCCCCGGCGTCCGCCTCGACGCGGGCGTGCAGTGCGGCAGTGTGATCGGTCCGGTCTGGGACTCCCTGCTGGCCAAGCTGATCGTGACCGGCCGTACCCGCGCGGAGGCGCTGCAGCGAGCCGCCCGTGCCCTCGACGAGTTCGAGGTCGGCGGGATGGCGACCGCCCTGCCCTTCCACCGCGCGGTGGTGCGGGACCCGGCGTTCGCTCCGGAGCTGACCGGCTCCGCGGACCCGTTCACGGTCCACACCCGGTGGATCGAGACCGAGTTCGTCAACGAGATCCCCGCCTTCACGGCCCCCGCGGACCTGGGCGCCGAGACGGAGGAGGAACCGGGCCGCGAGTCCGTCGTGGTCGAGGTCGCCGGGCGGCGCCTCGAGGTGTCCTTGCCGTCCTCGCTGGGCATGGCGACGGCCCGCGCAGCACTCGGCGGGGGCGCCAGGCCCAAGCGCCGCGGCACCCGCAGGTCCGGGCCGGCGGCCTCCGGCGACACCCTCGCCTCGCCCATGCAGGGCACGATCGTCAAGGTCGCGGTCGAGGAGGGCCAGGAAGTGCGGGAGGGCGACCTCGTCGTCGTCCTGGAGGCCATGAAGATGGAGCAGCCCCTCAACGCCCACCGCTCCGGCACCGTCAAGGGCCTCACCGCCGAAGTGGGCGCGTCCGTCACGTCCGGCGCCGCCCTGTGCGACATCACGAGCTGA
- a CDS encoding alpha/beta hydrolase, whose translation MSPGVRPVALQAGDVTLSALIAQPAGPPRATVVAVHGGGMSAAYFDGQAHPDVSLLALGARLGYTMVAVDRPGYGLSAADAPGGQTLAEQAGALHAALRHLAGRAETGAGVFLLAHSFGGKLALTYAACQAGDPDPALPPLLGLDISGLGRDYAVDPGNGPDPHQHHNWKRNWGALRFYPPNTFREAEAMVAPMPPRERAEALQWPRRFPVAAAAVQVPVRLTFAEQELWWHHDEDTVADLAAHFASAPSASVDRQPGAGHNISLGWAARTYHLRAFAFFEQCLARRTAGPSVTP comes from the coding sequence ATGTCCCCGGGTGTCCGTCCCGTCGCCCTGCAGGCCGGTGACGTCACGCTCTCCGCGTTGATCGCCCAGCCGGCCGGGCCGCCGCGGGCCACCGTCGTCGCGGTGCACGGCGGAGGGATGAGCGCGGCCTACTTCGACGGGCAGGCCCATCCCGACGTCTCCCTGCTCGCCCTCGGTGCCCGGCTCGGCTACACCATGGTCGCCGTCGACCGGCCCGGCTACGGGCTGTCCGCCGCGGACGCCCCGGGCGGCCAGACCCTGGCCGAGCAGGCCGGCGCGCTGCACGCGGCGCTGCGGCACCTGGCCGGGCGCGCCGAGACGGGCGCCGGGGTGTTCCTGCTCGCGCACTCCTTCGGCGGCAAGCTGGCGCTGACGTACGCCGCCTGTCAGGCCGGCGACCCGGATCCGGCCCTCCCCCCGCTGCTCGGGCTCGACATCTCCGGGCTCGGCCGGGACTACGCGGTCGACCCGGGCAACGGACCCGACCCGCACCAGCACCACAACTGGAAACGGAACTGGGGCGCTCTGCGCTTCTATCCGCCGAACACCTTCCGCGAGGCGGAGGCCATGGTCGCGCCGATGCCCCCGCGCGAGCGGGCGGAAGCCCTGCAGTGGCCACGCCGGTTCCCGGTCGCGGCGGCGGCGGTGCAGGTCCCGGTGCGGCTGACCTTCGCCGAGCAGGAACTGTGGTGGCACCACGACGAGGACACCGTCGCCGACCTGGCCGCGCACTTCGCCTCGGCGCCGTCCGCCTCCGTCGACCGCCAGCCCGGCGCGGGGCACAACATCAGCCTGGGCTGGGCCGCCCGTACGTACCACCTGCGCGCGTTCGCGTTCTTCGAGCAGTGCCTCGCGCGCCGGACCGCGGGCCCGTCCGTCACCCCCTGA
- a CDS encoding FAD-dependent monooxygenase, protein MDAQRDADVIVVGAGPAGLMLAGELRLGGVSVVVAERLERPTGQSRGLGFTARAMESFDQRGLVPRFGGLEKSPMGHFGGVQFDYTVLEDAHFGARGIPQSRTEEVLEEWARDLGADIRRGWEFRALVQDGDGVTVTLDTSAGERTLRAAYLVGADGGHSPVRRAAGFDFPGTPATRGMYLADVVGCQVEPRFLGERLPGGMVMAAPLKEGVDRIIVCEHGTPPADRSETPEFSEVAAAWLRLTGEDISGGGADWVSSFTDATRQVTEYRRGRVLLVGDAAHIHLPAGGQGLSTGVQDAVNLGWKLAATVRGVAPQGLLDTYHDERHAVGARLLMNTRAQGTVFLGGPESQPLRDLFAELIGLDSVKRHLAGVVSHLDVHYDLGDGGHPLVGRRLPPRALDTAAGEVRTPELLHPAQGLLLDLADDSVPREAAARWKDRVTVVTGSPRDPDAFGGATALLVRPDGYVAWADTGTGELSAALHRWFGAPEGG, encoded by the coding sequence ATGGACGCGCAGAGGGACGCGGACGTCATCGTCGTCGGCGCCGGCCCGGCCGGGCTGATGCTGGCCGGGGAGCTGCGGCTGGGCGGGGTGAGCGTCGTCGTCGCCGAGCGGCTGGAACGGCCCACCGGACAGTCGCGCGGGCTCGGATTCACCGCCCGCGCGATGGAGTCGTTCGACCAGCGGGGCCTGGTCCCGCGCTTCGGCGGCCTGGAGAAGAGCCCGATGGGCCACTTCGGCGGGGTGCAGTTCGACTACACCGTGCTGGAGGACGCCCACTTCGGGGCCCGCGGCATCCCGCAGTCCCGGACGGAGGAGGTGCTGGAGGAGTGGGCCCGCGACCTGGGTGCCGACATCCGGCGGGGCTGGGAGTTCCGGGCACTGGTGCAGGACGGGGACGGGGTCACCGTCACGCTGGACACGTCCGCCGGGGAACGCACACTGCGCGCCGCCTACCTGGTGGGTGCCGACGGTGGACACAGCCCGGTGCGCAGGGCCGCGGGTTTCGACTTCCCCGGCACCCCCGCCACCCGGGGCATGTACCTCGCCGATGTGGTCGGCTGCCAGGTCGAGCCCCGCTTCCTGGGCGAGCGGCTGCCCGGCGGCATGGTGATGGCCGCGCCGCTGAAGGAGGGCGTGGACCGGATCATCGTCTGCGAGCACGGCACCCCGCCGGCCGACCGCAGCGAGACCCCGGAGTTCTCCGAAGTGGCTGCGGCCTGGCTGCGGTTGACGGGTGAGGACATCTCCGGCGGAGGCGCCGACTGGGTCAGCTCCTTCACGGACGCCACCCGGCAGGTCACCGAGTACCGGCGCGGCCGGGTGCTCCTCGTGGGCGACGCCGCGCACATCCATCTCCCGGCCGGCGGCCAGGGCCTGAGCACCGGGGTCCAGGACGCGGTCAACCTCGGCTGGAAACTGGCCGCGACCGTGCGGGGCGTGGCTCCTCAGGGCCTGCTGGACACCTACCACGACGAACGCCACGCCGTCGGCGCCCGGCTGCTGATGAACACCAGGGCCCAGGGCACGGTCTTCCTCGGCGGCCCCGAGTCGCAGCCGCTGCGCGACCTGTTCGCCGAACTCATCGGCCTCGACAGCGTCAAGCGCCATCTCGCCGGTGTGGTCAGCCATCTCGACGTCCACTACGACCTCGGGGACGGCGGACATCCGCTGGTCGGCCGCCGGCTGCCGCCGCGCGCGCTGGACACCGCCGCGGGCGAGGTCCGTACGCCCGAACTGCTGCACCCGGCCCAGGGTCTGTTGCTCGACCTCGCCGACGACTCCGTGCCGCGCGAGGCCGCGGCCCGCTGGAAGGACCGCGTCACCGTCGTCACCGGCAGCCCGCGGGACCCCGACGCCTTCGGCGGCGCCACCGCGCTGCTGGTCCGCCCCGACGGCTATGTCGCCTGGGCGGACACCGGTACGGGGGAGCTGTCCGCCGCGCTGCACCGCTGGTTCGGCGCGCCGGAGGGCGGCTGA
- a CDS encoding FAD-dependent monooxygenase produces MATDHQDTDTTTLDTDVLVVGAGPAGLMLATELRLGGAEVVVVDQRPGPTTESRASTLHARTMEILDSRGLLDELGTPPCEPRGHFGGVPLDLTLPGPYPGQWKVAQTRTEELLQRRAADLGADLWRRHQLLSLTVPDGAAGVPEGVEAETIGPYGPVRIRARYLVGCDGEDSTVRRLVRAPFPGHDARRELLRADVSGISVADRRFQRLRHGLAIAATRDGVTRVMVHEFGRPVTERGGGEPDFAEVTDVWKRVTGEDISQGTPLWVNAFGDANRQLARYRHGRVLFAGDAAHRQMPSGGQALNLGVQDAFNLGWKLAAVVRGSAPEELLDTYDTERRTVGRQVLANIRAQVELLLGGPEVEPARSLLTELLAVDGVRRHLAGMISGLGIRYDVGGAENDAGVGGNGDVQGGDGGAAVGHGFGSGTLLGVGAGPGIDSGDTAARHPLLGRRLPDAWLEPTGGGPRRRTAELLRTGRGLLLSLDGSRNVNGNGNGNGGGALRAALEPWADRVTFVAGPSEPGSPLPAGQALLVRPDGHVAWAGARTDGLSEALTRWFGFPADAA; encoded by the coding sequence ATGGCGACGGACCATCAGGACACCGACACGACCACCCTGGACACCGACGTCCTCGTGGTCGGAGCGGGCCCCGCCGGTCTGATGCTCGCCACCGAGCTGAGGCTGGGCGGCGCCGAGGTGGTCGTCGTCGACCAGCGCCCCGGCCCGACCACCGAGTCGCGGGCCTCCACGCTGCACGCCCGCACCATGGAGATCCTCGACTCGCGCGGACTGCTGGACGAGCTCGGTACGCCGCCGTGCGAGCCGCGCGGCCACTTCGGCGGCGTACCCCTGGACCTGACGCTGCCCGGCCCGTACCCCGGGCAGTGGAAGGTGGCCCAGACCCGTACCGAGGAGCTGTTGCAGCGCCGGGCGGCCGACCTCGGCGCGGATCTGTGGCGCCGGCACCAACTGCTCTCCCTGACCGTGCCGGACGGGGCGGCCGGCGTGCCCGAGGGCGTGGAGGCCGAGACCATCGGCCCGTACGGTCCGGTCCGGATCCGGGCCCGCTATCTGGTCGGCTGCGACGGCGAGGACAGCACCGTGCGGCGGCTGGTCCGGGCCCCCTTCCCCGGGCACGACGCCAGGCGCGAGCTGCTGCGGGCGGACGTCTCCGGCATCAGCGTCGCCGACCGGCGCTTCCAGCGGCTTCGGCACGGGCTCGCCATCGCCGCCACCCGGGACGGAGTGACCCGGGTGATGGTCCACGAGTTCGGCCGGCCCGTCACCGAACGCGGCGGCGGCGAACCGGACTTCGCCGAGGTCACCGACGTGTGGAAGCGCGTCACCGGCGAGGACATCAGCCAGGGCACCCCCCTGTGGGTGAACGCCTTCGGTGACGCCAACCGGCAGCTCGCGCGATACCGGCACGGCCGTGTCCTGTTCGCCGGGGACGCGGCGCACCGGCAGATGCCGAGTGGTGGCCAGGCCCTCAACCTGGGCGTCCAGGACGCCTTCAACCTCGGCTGGAAGCTCGCCGCGGTCGTGCGCGGCAGTGCCCCCGAGGAACTCCTCGACACCTACGACACCGAGCGCCGCACCGTGGGCCGTCAGGTCCTCGCCAACATCCGGGCCCAGGTCGAGCTGCTGCTCGGTGGCCCGGAGGTCGAACCGGCCCGTTCCCTGCTCACCGAACTCCTCGCCGTGGACGGCGTACGCCGGCACCTGGCCGGGATGATCAGCGGCCTCGGCATCCGGTACGACGTCGGAGGTGCCGAGAACGACGCGGGCGTCGGGGGGAACGGCGACGTCCAGGGGGGCGACGGGGGAGCGGCAGTCGGTCATGGCTTCGGGTCCGGCACCCTCCTCGGTGTCGGCGCCGGCCCCGGGATCGACTCCGGTGACACGGCCGCCCGGCATCCGCTGCTCGGGCGGCGGCTGCCGGACGCGTGGCTGGAGCCCACGGGCGGTGGCCCGCGGCGGCGTACGGCCGAGCTGTTGCGCACCGGTCGCGGGCTGCTGCTGTCCCTGGACGGGAGCAGGAACGTGAACGGGAACGGGAACGGGAACGGTGGTGGGGCGCTGCGCGCGGCGCTGGAGCCCTGGGCGGACCGGGTCACCTTCGTGGCCGGTCCTTCCGAGCCCGGGAGTCCGCTCCCCGCGGGCCAGGCCCTGCTCGTACGCCCCGACGGTCACGTGGCCTGGGCCGGTGCGCGCACGGACGGCCTGTCCGAGGCTCTGACCCGCTGGTTCGGCTTCCCGGCCGACGCCGCCTGA
- the fabG gene encoding 3-oxoacyl-ACP reductase FabG, which yields MSTLEKRVALITGATSGIGLASARALAAAGHRVFIGARNADNVAETVKTLQDEGVEADGSVLDVRDPASAAAFVQAAVDRFGTVDVLVNNAGRSGGGVTADIEDELWTDVIDTNLNSVFRLTREVLNTGGMRHRSRGRIINIASTAGKQGVVLGAPYSASKHGVVGFTKALGNELAPTGITVNAVCPGYVETPMAQRVRAGYAAAYDTSEDAILEKFQAKIPLGRYSTPEEVAGMVAYLASDTAASVTAQAINVCGGLGNF from the coding sequence ATGTCAACGCTGGAGAAGCGGGTCGCTCTCATCACCGGAGCCACCAGCGGCATCGGTCTCGCGTCCGCCCGCGCGCTGGCCGCCGCCGGCCACCGGGTGTTCATCGGCGCCCGCAACGCCGACAACGTCGCCGAGACGGTCAAGACGCTCCAGGACGAGGGGGTCGAGGCGGACGGCAGCGTCCTCGACGTCCGCGACCCGGCCTCGGCCGCCGCTTTCGTACAGGCCGCCGTCGACCGCTTCGGCACCGTCGACGTCCTGGTCAACAACGCCGGCCGGTCCGGCGGCGGTGTCACGGCCGACATCGAGGACGAGCTCTGGACCGATGTCATCGACACCAACCTCAACAGCGTCTTCCGGCTGACCCGGGAAGTGCTCAACACGGGCGGCATGCGCCACCGGAGCCGCGGCCGGATCATCAACATCGCCTCCACGGCGGGCAAGCAGGGCGTGGTCCTGGGCGCCCCCTACTCCGCCTCCAAACACGGCGTGGTCGGTTTCACCAAGGCACTCGGCAATGAGCTGGCCCCCACCGGTATCACCGTGAACGCCGTCTGCCCCGGCTACGTCGAGACGCCGATGGCCCAGCGCGTGCGCGCCGGGTACGCCGCCGCCTACGACACCTCCGAGGACGCCATCCTCGAGAAGTTCCAGGCGAAGATCCCGCTCGGCCGCTACTCCACCCCGGAGGAGGTGGCCGGCATGGTCGCCTACCTCGCCTCCGACACGGCCGCCTCGGTGACCGCGCAGGCCATCAACGTCTGCGGCGGACTCGGCAACTTCTGA
- a CDS encoding acyl carrier protein, whose amino-acid sequence MSTTEFTLDDLRRILLEGAGVDEGVDLDGDILDEPFEVLGYESLALLETGSRIEREYGIVLDEDLLTDADTPRALIEAVNHQFGADEPAAA is encoded by the coding sequence GTGTCCACTACGGAATTCACCTTGGACGACCTGCGCCGCATCCTGCTGGAGGGCGCGGGCGTCGACGAGGGCGTCGACCTCGACGGCGACATCCTCGACGAGCCGTTCGAAGTCCTCGGCTACGAGTCGCTGGCCCTGCTGGAGACCGGCAGCCGTATCGAGCGCGAGTACGGGATCGTCCTCGACGAGGACCTGCTGACCGACGCCGACACCCCGCGCGCCCTCATCGAGGCCGTGAACCACCAGTTCGGCGCCGACGAGCCCGCCGCCGCCTGA
- a CDS encoding ketosynthase chain-length factor has translation MTTTVVVTGLGIAAPNGLGAQDYWAATRTGKNGIGRVTRFDPSSYPSTLAGEVPGFVAEDVLPSRLLPQTDHMTRMALVAADWALADAGIDPKELPQYDMGVVTASSSGGFEFGQGELEKLWSQGSQYVSAYQSFAWFYAVNSGQISIRNGLKGPSGVIVSDEAGGLDAVAHGRRLIRKGTPMIVSGGVDASICPWGWVAQMAGDRLSTSDEPTRAYLPFDADASGYVPGEGGAILIMESAESACARGARIYGEIAGYGSTFDPRPGSDREPGLRKAVELALADADVAPGDVDVVFADAAGVPELDRIEAEAISAVFGVRGVPVTAPKTMTGRLYSGAAPLDVATALLAMEEGLIPPTVHVDPDEEYGLDLVLTQSRPAQVRTALVLARGYGGFNSAVVVRAVD, from the coding sequence ATGACCACCACGGTGGTAGTGACCGGTCTGGGCATCGCCGCCCCCAACGGACTGGGCGCACAGGACTACTGGGCCGCCACCCGGACCGGCAAGAACGGCATCGGACGGGTCACCCGCTTCGACCCGTCGTCCTACCCGTCGACCCTGGCGGGCGAGGTGCCCGGCTTCGTCGCCGAGGACGTGCTGCCGAGCCGGCTGCTGCCGCAGACCGACCACATGACGCGGATGGCGCTGGTCGCCGCCGACTGGGCGCTCGCCGACGCGGGGATCGACCCCAAGGAGCTGCCGCAGTACGACATGGGCGTCGTCACGGCCAGTTCCTCGGGCGGCTTCGAGTTCGGCCAGGGCGAGCTGGAGAAGCTCTGGAGCCAGGGCAGCCAGTACGTCTCCGCCTACCAGTCCTTCGCCTGGTTCTACGCCGTCAACAGCGGCCAGATCTCCATCCGCAACGGGCTGAAGGGTCCCAGCGGCGTCATCGTCAGCGACGAGGCCGGCGGTCTCGACGCGGTGGCGCACGGCCGGCGGCTCATCCGCAAGGGCACCCCGATGATCGTCTCCGGGGGTGTCGACGCGTCGATCTGCCCCTGGGGCTGGGTGGCGCAGATGGCCGGCGACCGGCTGAGCACGAGCGACGAACCGACCCGCGCCTATCTGCCCTTCGACGCCGACGCGTCCGGCTATGTGCCGGGCGAGGGCGGCGCCATCCTGATCATGGAGTCGGCCGAGTCGGCGTGTGCGCGCGGTGCCCGGATCTACGGCGAGATCGCGGGCTACGGCTCGACGTTCGACCCACGGCCGGGCAGCGACCGTGAGCCCGGACTGCGCAAGGCGGTCGAACTCGCCCTCGCCGACGCGGACGTGGCACCCGGGGACGTCGACGTGGTCTTCGCGGACGCCGCCGGCGTGCCGGAGCTGGACCGGATCGAGGCCGAGGCGATCTCGGCGGTCTTCGGTGTCCGGGGCGTCCCGGTCACCGCGCCGAAGACGATGACGGGCCGGCTGTACTCCGGCGCGGCCCCGCTCGACGTCGCCACCGCCCTGCTCGCCATGGAGGAGGGGCTGATCCCCCCGACGGTGCACGTCGACCCCGACGAGGAGTACGGCCTCGACCTGGTCCTCACCCAGTCGCGCCCCGCCCAGGTGCGTACCGCGCTGGTCCTGGCCCGCGGCTACGGCGGTTTCAACTCGGCCGTGGTCGTGCGCGCCGTCGACTGA
- a CDS encoding beta-ketoacyl synthase encodes MTGRRVVITGIEVLAPGGVGAKNFWNLLSEGRTATRRISFFDPSPFRSRVAAEIDFDPAEHGLSPREIRRMDRAAQFAVVAARGAVADSGIDIDAHDPYRVGVTIGSAVGATMGLDEEYNVVSDGGRLRLVDHAYTVPHLYNYLVPSSFAAEVAWAVGAQGPSTVVSTGCTSGIDSVGHAVELLREGSADVMITGSSDAPISPITMACFDAIKATTPRDDAPERASRPFDGTRNGFVLGEGAAVFVLEELESARRRGAHIYAEIAGYATRSNAYHMTGLRPDGAEMAEAITTALDEARMNPTEIDYINAHGSGTKQNDRHETEAFKRSLGDHAYRTPVSSIKSMVGHSLGAIGSIEIAASALAMENHVVPPTANLTTPDPKCDLDYVPLVAREQLTDAVLTVGSGFGGFQSAMVLARPERSVA; translated from the coding sequence GTGACCGGCCGACGAGTCGTCATCACCGGCATAGAGGTGCTGGCCCCCGGCGGTGTCGGGGCGAAGAACTTCTGGAACCTGCTGAGCGAGGGCCGCACGGCCACCCGCCGCATCAGTTTCTTCGACCCCAGCCCCTTCCGCTCCCGGGTCGCCGCGGAGATCGACTTCGATCCCGCGGAGCACGGACTGAGCCCGCGGGAGATCCGCCGGATGGACCGCGCCGCGCAGTTCGCGGTGGTCGCGGCCCGCGGCGCGGTCGCCGACAGCGGCATCGACATCGACGCCCACGACCCGTACCGGGTGGGTGTCACCATCGGCAGCGCGGTCGGCGCCACCATGGGTCTCGACGAGGAGTACAACGTCGTCAGCGACGGCGGCCGGCTGCGCCTGGTGGACCACGCGTACACCGTCCCGCACCTGTACAACTACCTGGTTCCCAGCTCCTTCGCGGCCGAGGTCGCCTGGGCGGTGGGCGCGCAGGGCCCCAGCACGGTGGTCTCCACGGGCTGCACGTCCGGCATCGACTCGGTCGGCCACGCCGTCGAGCTGCTCCGCGAAGGCTCGGCCGACGTCATGATCACGGGTTCGTCCGACGCCCCGATCTCGCCGATCACGATGGCGTGTTTCGACGCGATCAAGGCGACGACGCCCAGGGACGACGCCCCCGAGCGGGCCTCGCGACCCTTCGACGGGACCCGCAACGGGTTCGTCCTCGGGGAGGGTGCCGCCGTGTTCGTCCTGGAGGAGCTGGAGAGTGCCCGGCGGCGCGGCGCGCACATCTACGCCGAGATCGCCGGGTACGCGACGCGCTCGAACGCCTACCACATGACGGGTCTGCGGCCGGACGGCGCGGAGATGGCCGAGGCCATCACGACCGCGCTGGACGAGGCCAGGATGAACCCGACCGAGATCGACTACATCAACGCGCACGGCTCGGGCACCAAGCAGAACGACCGCCACGAGACGGAAGCGTTCAAGCGCAGCCTGGGCGATCACGCCTACCGGACCCCGGTCAGCTCGATCAAGTCGATGGTCGGGCACTCGCTCGGCGCGATCGGTTCCATCGAGATCGCCGCGTCCGCGCTGGCCATGGAGAACCACGTCGTGCCGCCCACGGCCAACCTGACCACCCCCGACCCCAAGTGCGACCTCGACTACGTTCCGCTGGTCGCCCGGGAGCAGCTCACCGACGCGGTGCTCACGGTCGGCAGCGGCTTCGGGGGATTCCAGAGCGCCATGGTGCTGGCGCGTCCCGAGAGGAGCGTGGCATGA